One part of the Roseomonas gilardii genome encodes these proteins:
- the gyrB gene encoding DNA topoisomerase (ATP-hydrolyzing) subunit B, giving the protein MSDPALPEQSPSGQEGGEAYDSASITVLRGLDAVRKRPGMYIGDTDDGSGLHHMVFEIVDNSVDEAQAGYATHVDVVINADGSVTVTDDGRGIPVDMHAEEGISAAEVVLTRLHAGGKFNQNSYKVSGGLHGVGAAVVNALSERMEARIWKNGREHLIRFAHGDTVAPLEDIGASGHPTGTQVTFKPSAATFSKTEFDYERLEKRLRELAFLNSGLRITLRDDRPVEGATEGSEPRRTVFYYEGGLAAFVEYLDRSNKPIFSPPAAATGEQTVERNGESKTIRVEFALRWTDSFHETMHCFTNNIPQRDGGSHLAGFRQALTRVLGKVAEQAAKKDKTALSGEDMREGLTAVLSVKVPDPKFSSQTKEKLVSSEVQPVVHSVVADALDHWFETHPKEANEIVRKCLDAAAAREAARKARDLTRRKGVLDISSLPGKLADCQERDPSKAEIFIVEGDSAGGSAKQGRDRAFQAILPLRGKVLNVERARFDKMLSSEQIGTLITALGAGIGPDPANGGFDPAKLRYGKICIMTDADVDGSHIRTLLLTFFFRQMPELIERGHLFIAQAPLYRAKRGNEERYLKDDAALEEYLLEKALHNAAMTLSDGRVLEGEALREEVQKLREVSRRIRRASGNLPVWIGEQAALAGAMAMANDGQAAQALARRLNELSLETERGWSASLDEAGLKLGRTVRGVAERYSLEPALLRGADALWLEERRESLAGRYGSSVTLRFEGREERSHGPLSALDRVFQQGRKGLTIQRFKGLGEMNPDQLWKTTLDPAARTMLRVRIDDADEAGQIFATLMGDVVEPRREFIVGNALKVANLDV; this is encoded by the coding sequence ATGTCCGACCCCGCGCTTCCAGAACAGTCCCCTTCCGGCCAGGAGGGCGGGGAAGCCTATGACAGTGCCTCCATCACCGTGCTGCGTGGCCTGGACGCCGTCCGCAAGCGACCGGGCATGTATATCGGCGACACGGATGACGGGTCCGGCCTGCACCACATGGTCTTCGAGATCGTCGACAATTCCGTGGACGAGGCCCAGGCGGGTTATGCCACCCATGTCGATGTGGTGATCAACGCCGACGGCTCCGTCACCGTCACCGATGACGGCCGCGGCATCCCCGTGGACATGCATGCCGAGGAAGGCATCTCCGCCGCCGAGGTGGTGCTGACGCGGCTGCATGCCGGCGGCAAGTTCAACCAGAATTCCTACAAGGTTTCCGGTGGCCTGCACGGCGTCGGCGCGGCGGTGGTGAACGCCCTGTCCGAGCGGATGGAGGCGCGCATCTGGAAGAACGGGCGCGAGCATCTGATCCGCTTCGCCCATGGCGACACGGTGGCGCCGCTGGAGGATATCGGCGCCTCCGGCCATCCCACCGGCACGCAGGTCACCTTCAAGCCCAGCGCCGCGACCTTCTCGAAGACCGAGTTCGACTACGAGCGGCTGGAGAAGCGGCTGCGCGAACTGGCCTTCCTCAATTCCGGCCTGCGAATCACGCTGCGGGACGACCGGCCGGTGGAGGGCGCGACCGAGGGTTCAGAGCCGCGCCGCACGGTCTTTTACTACGAGGGCGGGCTTGCCGCCTTCGTCGAGTATCTCGACCGCTCCAACAAGCCGATCTTCTCGCCCCCCGCCGCCGCGACGGGCGAGCAGACGGTGGAGCGCAACGGCGAGAGCAAGACGATCCGCGTCGAGTTCGCGCTGCGCTGGACCGACAGCTTCCACGAGACCATGCACTGCTTCACCAACAACATCCCGCAGCGGGATGGCGGCTCGCATCTCGCGGGCTTCCGCCAGGCGCTGACGCGGGTGCTGGGCAAGGTGGCGGAGCAGGCGGCGAAGAAGGACAAGACCGCGCTGTCCGGCGAGGACATGCGCGAGGGCCTGACCGCCGTGCTGTCGGTGAAGGTGCCGGACCCGAAATTCTCCTCCCAGACCAAGGAGAAGCTGGTTTCCTCCGAGGTGCAGCCGGTGGTGCATTCGGTCGTCGCCGATGCGCTGGACCACTGGTTCGAGACGCATCCCAAGGAAGCCAACGAGATCGTCCGCAAGTGCCTCGACGCCGCCGCGGCGCGCGAGGCCGCCCGCAAGGCACGCGACCTGACGCGGCGCAAGGGCGTGCTCGACATCTCCTCCCTGCCCGGCAAGCTCGCCGATTGCCAGGAGCGCGACCCGAGCAAGGCCGAGATCTTCATCGTCGAGGGTGACTCGGCCGGCGGTTCCGCCAAGCAGGGCCGCGACCGCGCCTTCCAGGCGATCCTGCCGCTGCGCGGCAAGGTGCTGAACGTCGAGCGTGCGCGCTTCGACAAGATGCTGTCCTCGGAACAGATCGGCACGCTGATCACCGCGCTCGGCGCCGGCATCGGCCCCGACCCGGCGAATGGTGGCTTCGACCCCGCCAAGCTGCGCTACGGCAAGATCTGCATCATGACCGACGCGGACGTGGACGGCTCCCACATCCGCACGCTGCTGCTGACCTTCTTCTTCCGCCAGATGCCGGAACTGATCGAGCGCGGGCATCTCTTCATCGCCCAGGCGCCGCTCTATCGCGCCAAGCGCGGCAACGAGGAGCGCTACCTCAAGGACGATGCGGCGCTGGAAGAGTACCTGCTGGAAAAGGCGCTACACAACGCGGCGATGACGCTCAGCGACGGCAGGGTGCTGGAAGGCGAGGCACTGCGCGAGGAGGTGCAGAAGCTGCGCGAGGTCTCGCGCCGCATCCGCCGCGCCTCGGGCAACCTGCCGGTCTGGATCGGCGAGCAGGCGGCGCTCGCCGGCGCCATGGCCATGGCCAATGACGGTCAGGCGGCGCAGGCCCTGGCGCGGCGGCTGAACGAGCTGTCGCTGGAGACGGAGCGCGGCTGGTCCGCCTCGCTGGACGAGGCCGGGCTCAAGCTGGGCCGCACCGTGCGTGGCGTGGCAGAGCGCTATTCCCTGGAACCCGCCCTGCTGCGTGGCGCCGATGCGCTCTGGCTGGAGGAACGGCGGGAGTCCCTGGCCGGGCGCTATGGCAGCAGCGTCACCCTGCGCTTCGAGGGGCGCGAGGAGCGCTCGCACGGGCCGCTCTCGGCGCTGGACCGTGTCTTCCAGCAGGGCCGCAAGGGCCTGACCATCCAACGCTTCAAGGGGCTGGGCGAGATGAACCCGGACCAGCTCTGGAAGACCACGCTGGACCCGGCGGCGCGCACCATGCTGCGGGTTAGGATCGACGACGCCGACGAGGCGGGGCAGATCTTCGCGACGCTGATGGGCGACGTGGTCGAGCCGCGCCGCGAGTTTATCGTGGGCAATGCGTTGAAGGTCGCCAACCTGGACGTCTGA
- a CDS encoding TAXI family TRAP transporter solute-binding subunit has protein sequence MNRRNLLAGLAGGLALRAAAADAQALPPLVPPSGATAPLRNDDTLGIMAAGLDGTYIRFADDISNVLDGVEGLRILAMVGRGSLQNLSDLLYLPRVDLAFVQSDVLAAAAQQRLFSGLQQQVNYIAKLYDEEVHIFARPGIARLEDLAGRRVNVESRQSGTAMTAQFLFAQLGLRVQTVNLPSNDATELLRRGEIDALVRIAGKPARFSTPLPEGTRLLPIPLSDPLLEAYLPATFTARDYPGVIPEGESVDTVAVGAVLACYNHQNPIRRERLQRFSRAFTQKFDAFLQPPRHPKWRDVNLAATLPGWTRFDPAPQAAPAAAPAPRARQAARSRLPAGAPVE, from the coding sequence ATGAACCGCCGAAACCTGCTGGCCGGGCTGGCCGGCGGCCTCGCCCTTCGTGCGGCCGCCGCCGACGCGCAGGCTCTGCCCCCGCTCGTGCCACCATCCGGGGCCACCGCGCCACTGCGCAACGACGACACCCTGGGCATCATGGCTGCCGGGCTGGACGGAACCTATATCCGCTTCGCCGACGATATCTCCAACGTGCTCGACGGGGTGGAGGGGCTGCGTATCCTGGCCATGGTCGGGCGCGGCTCGCTGCAGAACCTGTCAGACCTGCTCTATCTGCCCCGGGTGGACCTCGCTTTCGTGCAGTCGGACGTGCTGGCCGCGGCCGCGCAGCAGCGGCTCTTCTCCGGCCTGCAACAGCAGGTGAACTACATCGCCAAGCTCTATGACGAGGAGGTGCACATCTTCGCCCGCCCCGGCATCGCGCGGCTGGAGGACCTCGCCGGGCGGCGGGTGAATGTGGAAAGCCGCCAGTCCGGCACGGCGATGACGGCGCAGTTCCTGTTCGCGCAGCTCGGCCTGCGGGTGCAGACGGTGAACCTTCCTTCGAACGATGCCACGGAGCTGCTGCGCCGGGGCGAGATCGACGCGCTGGTGCGCATCGCCGGCAAGCCGGCCCGCTTCTCCACCCCCCTGCCCGAAGGCACGCGCCTCCTGCCGATCCCGCTGTCCGACCCGTTGCTGGAGGCCTATCTCCCCGCCACCTTCACGGCGCGGGACTATCCCGGTGTGATCCCGGAGGGCGAGAGCGTGGACACGGTGGCGGTGGGCGCGGTCCTCGCCTGCTACAACCACCAGAACCCGATCCGGCGCGAACGGCTGCAGCGTTTCTCCCGCGCCTTCACGCAGAAATTCGATGCCTTCCTGCAGCCGCCACGGCACCCGAAATGGCGCGACGTGAACCTCGCCGCGACGCTGCCGGGCTGGACGCGCTTCGATCCGGCGCCACAGGCCGCGCCCGCCGCCGCCCCGGCACCCCGTGCCCGGCAGGCAGCGCGCTCCCGCCTTCCGGCCGGCGCACCGGTAGAGTGA
- a CDS encoding molybdopterin guanine dinucleotide-containing S/N-oxide reductase — protein sequence MTDAAELPPVSLAGDGFQPHTSHWGVFSARMRDGTLDVRPYAGDPDPNGIIGNFPAALRHRARIAQPMIRRGWLERGPGPDDRRGRDEFVPVSWDEVLDRLGAELGRVRDTHGPGAVFGGSYGWASAGRFHHAQSQVHRFLNIAMGGYVRSVNTYSSGAASVIVPHVLGSYDDLTRRNVTWEQIAEHTEAVIAFGGMALKNSMVAGGSISQHVERGAMARARARGCDFLLVGPLRSDLPPEAGAEWIANIPGSDTALMLALVHTLVAEGLHDRAFLDRHTEGWPVFERYLMGEADGQPKDADWAAPIAGRPAEEIRALARRLHGKRVLVVVAHSLQRAEHGEQPVWMGAVLAAALGQIGLPGGGYGYALGAIGYYGRRNSAVPLPTLAQGRNRVADYIPVARISDMLLNPGGTYRYNGQTRTYPDIRLVYWAGGNPFHHHQDLNRLRRAFARVDTLVVHELAWTATARHADIVLPCTMTLEREDIGASSNDPLMVAMHRVAEPFGEARDDYAIFAGLAERLGRGAEFTEGRDARQWLEHLYERTRKGLEEKGLPAPDFARFWEAGSLTLPQEEDDGGELRRFREDPVANPLPTPSGRIEVFSGTIASYGEADCPGHPAWLPPEDAPRPGAPLFLVSNQPATRLHSQLDFGDHSAGAKHRGREVARMHPADAAARGIAEGDIVRLFNARGACLAAVTVTEDVRQGVVQLPTGAWYDPADPEEEAPLCVHGNPNVLTRDVGTSSLAQGCTGQLTTVEVERFTGNLPPVRAFDPPGG from the coding sequence ATGACGGACGCCGCCGAACTGCCGCCGGTCAGCCTCGCCGGGGACGGCTTCCAGCCGCATACCTCCCACTGGGGCGTCTTCTCGGCGCGAATGCGCGACGGCACTCTGGATGTCCGCCCCTATGCGGGCGATCCCGACCCGAACGGCATCATCGGCAACTTCCCCGCCGCGCTGCGCCACCGCGCCCGCATCGCCCAGCCCATGATCCGCCGTGGCTGGCTGGAGCGTGGCCCCGGCCCCGATGACCGGCGCGGGCGGGACGAGTTCGTGCCCGTGTCCTGGGACGAGGTGCTGGACCGGCTGGGCGCCGAGCTGGGCCGCGTCCGCGACACCCATGGGCCGGGGGCGGTCTTCGGCGGCTCCTATGGCTGGGCCAGCGCCGGGCGCTTCCATCACGCGCAGAGCCAGGTCCACCGCTTCCTGAACATCGCCATGGGCGGCTATGTGCGCTCGGTGAACACCTACAGCTCCGGCGCGGCCAGCGTGATCGTGCCGCATGTGCTGGGCAGCTACGACGACCTCACCCGCCGCAACGTCACCTGGGAGCAGATCGCCGAGCACACCGAGGCAGTGATCGCCTTCGGCGGCATGGCGCTCAAGAACAGCATGGTGGCGGGCGGTAGCATCAGCCAGCATGTCGAGCGCGGCGCCATGGCCCGCGCCCGTGCCCGGGGTTGCGACTTCCTGCTGGTCGGGCCGCTGCGCAGCGACCTGCCGCCGGAGGCCGGCGCCGAATGGATCGCCAACATCCCCGGCAGCGACACGGCGCTGATGCTGGCGCTGGTGCATACGCTGGTGGCGGAGGGGCTGCACGACCGCGCCTTCCTCGACCGCCACACCGAGGGCTGGCCGGTCTTCGAGCGCTACCTGATGGGCGAGGCGGATGGCCAGCCCAAGGATGCTGACTGGGCCGCGCCGATCGCCGGCCGGCCTGCCGAGGAGATCCGCGCCCTGGCCCGCCGCCTGCACGGGAAGCGCGTGCTGGTGGTGGTGGCCCATTCCCTGCAACGCGCCGAGCATGGCGAGCAGCCCGTCTGGATGGGCGCCGTGCTGGCGGCGGCGCTCGGGCAGATCGGGCTGCCGGGCGGCGGCTACGGCTACGCGCTGGGTGCCATCGGCTATTACGGCCGCCGCAACAGCGCGGTGCCGCTGCCGACGCTGGCGCAGGGGCGCAACCGCGTCGCCGACTACATCCCGGTGGCGCGTATCTCCGACATGCTGCTGAACCCGGGCGGGACCTACCGCTACAATGGGCAGACGCGAACCTATCCGGATATCCGCCTCGTCTACTGGGCGGGCGGCAACCCCTTCCACCACCACCAGGACCTAAACCGCCTGCGCCGCGCCTTCGCCCGGGTGGACACGCTGGTGGTGCACGAGCTGGCCTGGACCGCCACGGCGCGGCACGCGGACATCGTCCTGCCCTGCACCATGACGCTAGAGCGCGAGGATATCGGTGCCAGCTCCAACGACCCGCTGATGGTGGCCATGCACCGCGTGGCCGAGCCCTTCGGCGAGGCGAGGGACGACTACGCCATCTTCGCCGGCCTGGCGGAGCGCCTGGGCCGGGGCGCGGAATTCACCGAGGGCCGCGATGCCCGGCAGTGGCTGGAGCACCTCTACGAGCGCACCCGCAAGGGACTGGAGGAGAAAGGGCTGCCGGCGCCGGATTTCGCGCGCTTCTGGGAGGCGGGCAGCCTGACCCTGCCGCAGGAGGAGGATGACGGCGGCGAACTGCGCCGCTTCCGCGAGGACCCGGTGGCGAACCCGTTGCCCACCCCTTCGGGTCGCATCGAGGTTTTCTCCGGCACCATCGCCTCCTATGGCGAGGCCGATTGCCCCGGCCACCCCGCCTGGCTGCCGCCCGAGGACGCGCCTCGTCCCGGAGCCCCGCTCTTCCTGGTGTCGAACCAGCCCGCGACGCGGCTGCACAGCCAGCTCGACTTCGGCGATCACAGCGCCGGAGCCAAGCATCGCGGCCGCGAGGTAGCGCGGATGCACCCGGCGGATGCGGCGGCGCGCGGCATCGCGGAGGGCGACATCGTCCGCCTCTTCAACGCGCGCGGCGCCTGCCTCGCGGCGGTGACGGTGACGGAGGATGTGCGGCAGGGCGTGGTGCAGCTTCCCACCGGCGCCTGGTACGACCCGGCCGATCCGGAGGAGGAGGCGCCGCTCTGCGTTCATGGCAATCCCAACGTGCTGACGCGGGATGTCGGGACCTCCTCCCTGGCGCAGGGCTGCACCGGCCAGCTTACCACGGTCGAGGTGGAGCGCTTCACGGGCAACCTGCCGCCGGTCCGCGCCTTCGACCCGCCCGGCGGCTGA
- a CDS encoding YoaK family protein — MGRGRLDHLAGEPVMSGDEALQPGSWNRPNTFWPVQNGWRMLFRSEPNEVQFGLTLAFIAGAINAGGFMIVGQYTSHMSGIVSAMADGAAAGAWALLLAGLAALCSFLAGAACSAILINWCRRHHARSQYALPLLLEALLVAGLGLLGEHLPPGIAVAVLVPLLCFLMGLQNATITKISGARIRTTHMTGIVTDIGIELGKLFYWNIHVTEANAPHVRADRAKLRLLSSFLGCFFVGGVLGALGFSHIGLVAFLPLSVLLLLLASAVVQPAPDVTAAARHGLPGQG; from the coding sequence ATGGGCAGGGGACGCCTGGACCATCTCGCCGGGGAGCCCGTGATGTCGGGAGATGAGGCATTGCAGCCGGGTTCCTGGAACCGTCCGAACACCTTCTGGCCGGTGCAGAACGGCTGGAGGATGCTGTTCCGGTCGGAGCCGAACGAGGTCCAGTTCGGCCTGACCCTGGCCTTCATCGCCGGGGCCATCAATGCCGGCGGCTTCATGATCGTGGGGCAGTACACCTCCCACATGTCGGGCATTGTCTCGGCCATGGCGGATGGCGCCGCGGCGGGGGCCTGGGCCCTGCTCCTCGCCGGGCTGGCGGCCCTGTGTTCCTTCCTGGCCGGCGCCGCCTGCTCGGCCATCCTCATCAACTGGTGTCGCCGGCACCATGCGCGCAGCCAGTATGCGCTGCCCCTGCTCCTGGAGGCCCTGCTGGTGGCGGGCCTGGGACTGCTGGGGGAGCATCTTCCGCCCGGCATCGCCGTCGCGGTGCTGGTGCCGCTGCTCTGCTTCCTGATGGGTTTGCAGAACGCCACCATCACCAAGATCTCCGGCGCGCGGATCCGCACCACCCACATGACCGGCATCGTGACCGATATCGGGATCGAGCTCGGCAAGCTCTTCTACTGGAACATCCATGTGACCGAGGCGAACGCCCCGCATGTCCGGGCCGACCGCGCCAAGCTGCGCCTGCTGTCCAGCTTCCTCGGCTGCTTCTTCGTCGGCGGGGTGCTGGGCGCGCTGGGCTTCAGCCATATCGGGCTGGTCGCCTTCCTTCCGCTTTCGGTCCTGCTGCTCCTGCTGGCCAGCGCGGTGGTCCAGCCGGCCCCGGATGTGACCGCGGCGGCCCGGCATGGCCTTCCGGGGCAGGGCTAG
- a CDS encoding response regulator: MQLPHVNALSPIGQDRTENAVYDVLIVDDDDLVRATLASVMEDEGWTVREARSPAEALGACAGPERCRLLLTDINLGMPQDGFDVAAMLRQRFPDLPVVFITGRPWVYENRRFGNRDRALSKPLTMSSLAETVRELIREG, encoded by the coding sequence ATGCAGCTTCCCCACGTGAACGCACTCAGCCCCATCGGACAGGACCGCACGGAGAATGCCGTCTATGACGTGCTGATCGTGGACGACGACGATCTGGTGCGGGCGACACTCGCTTCCGTGATGGAGGATGAGGGCTGGACGGTGCGGGAGGCCCGCAGCCCCGCCGAAGCGCTGGGCGCCTGCGCCGGGCCGGAACGCTGCCGCCTGCTACTGACCGACATCAACCTCGGCATGCCGCAGGACGGCTTCGACGTCGCGGCCATGCTGCGCCAGCGCTTCCCGGACCTGCCGGTCGTGTTCATCACCGGCCGGCCCTGGGTCTATGAGAACCGGCGCTTCGGCAACCGGGATCGCGCCCTGTCGAAGCCCCTGACCATGTCCTCGCTCGCCGAAACCGTGCGGGAGCTCATACGGGAGGGCTGA